Genomic DNA from Cytophagia bacterium CHB2:
CATCCCGCGCGAACAGCAGCATGAAAACGATGCTGTGGTGCTCAGGCTGAACGGCGAAACGGTGGATACGGTTGCATTGCGCGCGATCACCGAAAAGCGCATCAAAGCGTTTTTGGAGGAAGAATTGCTCGCCGAGCAATATGTCTTTCCGCCCGGAAAACTTCCCGGGGTGCAATGGAAACGCCCTGCGATGGTTGACAACGAATTGGGGAAATTTGCATTGCACGTGAGTTATTATGACAAAAACATGAACCGCGTGGAGCGCGCGACGGCGGCCGGGCGCTATACTGCTGTAGCAGAAGGCGTGACGCCGAACGGATTCACGATCAAACGTTATATCACGCTTTATTGCGCGCCCATTGCTTTGGATGATTATGGCGGCGATGTTTCGATTCAGATCAATGCGCTGCCAGCGCTGGGAATTTCCCCTGCGCTTTGGCAAAAATATGAAAATAATTTTCGCGCATTTTCATTCGGCAACCTGCTTTTCTATTTACAAACCAGCCCAGACGCCGCGATTTTTCTTGCCGGCCTTGCGGAAATGGATACAACGCAACATGGCCTCGACAGCCCGCGTTTGCGCGACCGGCAATGGTGGATTCGCTTCAAACGGAAGCAGGAGGGGCTAAACGCGCAACCGATTTCTTTCAATCCGCCGCAGCGTCACGCCCGCCCGATTGCGCGTGAACTCATTCATGCGAGCAACGGCGCCTCGCCGTACACCTCATCTGATATCGAAAAGATTCGTGCGGTTTGCCGGGATTGGGCGCGAGATGCTAGCGAACCGTTCACGGCCTTATTGGCGCATCAAGGGCGCATCATCTTTCGTGAAGCCTTTGGCACGCAGCCAGACGGCTCGCCGATGACGGTTGACACGCCCACGTGGATGGCCTCAATCACAAAGTTGTTGACCGGTGTCTTGCTAATGCAATTTGTCGATCAAGGCTTGCTCGATCTTGACGCGCCTGTACAAAAATATTTGCCGGAAATGCAACCGTTAGATGGTGTCAAGCTCACACTCCGGCATGCGGTTACGCACACGCACGGCGGCGCCTGGCATGGCGAATGGGGCTCGGATTGGAATCCCGCACTCGAAAATTTTGTCGCGCACGGCTTGCCTTATTTTGAAGTCGGCAAAAATTTCCAATACAATCGCCTCGGTTATGCGCTGGCAGGCAAGGCTATGGAACGGTTGAGCGGGCGCGCCGTTCCGTATTTAATGGAAGAATGTTTGTTCAAACCATTAAACATGCAGCACGCAACGGTTGATAACACTTATGGAAGTTTGTATGCAACCAGCCATGACCTGGCGAAATTCGCGCAAATGCTGCTGAATCGCGGCAGTTATGGTGAATATTCTTTTTTCTCCGCAGAAAGCTTCGACCGCCTCCTGCCGGCTTCCTTGGAAGCGATCAACCCTCAAATCCAAAAACGCTGGGGCATTGGCGCTGCGCCGTTGGGTGGACACGGTTTGAGCGATAAAGCCTTTGGCCATGAAGCAGCCTCCGGCGCGATTTTTCGTCTGGATCCCGCGCAAGAGTTGATTCTCATTGTTGGCCGCAACCATGCTGGCGTGAAATACGATCATTTTGCCTCGCGTTTTATCGATGCATGTACGTTGCCGTTACGCTTTGCCCCAAACCGGTAATCCGAGTTTCGTTGCCAATTTCCTTGATCAAATTGAATTCCAAGAGATCGCACAAGCAAGAACAACTCAAGCTGCTGCTGCCCGTCATCCTGCCGGTGCTGTTGCTCTCGATTTTCCCGCTGGCACGAGGCATTTATCTTGGCTTTACCGATTATCGCCTGGGCGATCCCATTCAGTTCAATGGCATCGAAAATTATATTCAACTCGCGCGGGATGAGTTTTTTTGGCAATCGTTCCGCGTGGGGTTGGTGTGGACGTTGGCCGTAACTGCCGGCCAGGTGTTGCTCGGTTTGGCGCTGGCGATGTTGCTCAATACGAAAGTTCGCTTTACGTCGGTTTATGCTGTTTTGATGCTCGCGCCCTGGGCCATGCCGCCGATCATTCGCGGCATTGTGTGGCGCCAGATTTACGACATGGATGCCGGCTGGTTGAATGCCGCATTGTTGCAGATTGGCTGGATTGCCAAGCCCGTCAATTGGCTCTCGAGTTTTGAGTTTGCCATTCCTGCCGTGATCATTGCCGGCATCTGGGGTGAGATTCCCAAAGCCGCGGTGTTTTTGCTCGCCGGCCTGCAGTCTATTTCCTCGGATTTGTATGAAGCGGCGCGGCTCGACGGCGCAAACGCGATCCGCGAGTTTTTTCATATCACTTTGCCGGCGCTGACGCCGGTGCTGGCGGCAATCGTATCGCTATCCTTTATGTGGAACTTCAACACCTTTGGCTTGGTGTGGGTCTTGACGCAAGGCGGCCCGGGCGGATTGACGCGGCTGCCGATGCTGGCGGCGTATGAAGAGGCCTTTCGTTACGGTTATGTCGGCTATGCCGCCGCCATCGGTAATGTTATGGTCATTGTGATATCATTGGTTCTCTTTACCTATTTGCGTATT
This window encodes:
- a CDS encoding sugar ABC transporter permease, which encodes MYVAVTLCPKPVIRVSLPISLIKLNSKRSHKQEQLKLLLPVILPVLLLSIFPLARGIYLGFTDYRLGDPIQFNGIENYIQLARDEFFWQSFRVGLVWTLAVTAGQVLLGLALAMLLNTKVRFTSVYAVLMLAPWAMPPIIRGIVWRQIYDMDAGWLNAALLQIGWIAKPVNWLSSFEFAIPAVIIAGIWGEIPKAAVFLLAGLQSISSDLYEAARLDGANAIREFFHITLPALTPVLAAIVSLSFMWNFNTFGLVWVLTQGGPGGLTRLPMLAAYEEAFRYGYVGYAAAIGNVMVIVISLVLFTYLRIQFRERLA
- a CDS encoding beta-lactamase family protein, translated to IPREQQHENDAVVLRLNGETVDTVALRAITEKRIKAFLEEELLAEQYVFPPGKLPGVQWKRPAMVDNELGKFALHVSYYDKNMNRVERATAAGRYTAVAEGVTPNGFTIKRYITLYCAPIALDDYGGDVSIQINALPALGISPALWQKYENNFRAFSFGNLLFYLQTSPDAAIFLAGLAEMDTTQHGLDSPRLRDRQWWIRFKRKQEGLNAQPISFNPPQRHARPIARELIHASNGASPYTSSDIEKIRAVCRDWARDASEPFTALLAHQGRIIFREAFGTQPDGSPMTVDTPTWMASITKLLTGVLLMQFVDQGLLDLDAPVQKYLPEMQPLDGVKLTLRHAVTHTHGGAWHGEWGSDWNPALENFVAHGLPYFEVGKNFQYNRLGYALAGKAMERLSGRAVPYLMEECLFKPLNMQHATVDNTYGSLYATSHDLAKFAQMLLNRGSYGEYSFFSAESFDRLLPASLEAINPQIQKRWGIGAAPLGGHGLSDKAFGHEAASGAIFRLDPAQELILIVGRNHAGVKYDHFASRFIDACTLPLRFAPNR